The genomic segment AAATAGAGTTAAAGCTATACAGCAATTAAGTTTACGCTACAACAAGATTTTAAATATCCGCCATGACGCTATACATAAAACCACGACTCTTATTGTAGAAATGCTTCCCAAAAAGATTGTAATTGAGGACTTGAACATTGCGGGAATGATGAAAAATAAACATCTATCAAGTACGATAGCAGAGCAGAATCTTTATAAGTTCAGGCAACAAATGGCTTATAAAGCGGAACAAAGAAGAATCAAGTTAGTGACAGCCGATAGATTCTTTCCAAGTTCTAAGAGAAGCTCTAAGAGAAGCTCTAAGAGATGTTGTTCCTGTGGATGGATTAAAAAAGATTTGACTATTCAAGATAGAATATTCTTTTGTTCTCAATGTGGAATTGAGTTAGATAGGGATTTTAATGCCGCAGTGAATCTTGAAAGATATGAAGCAGGCTAATGGAAAGCTGAGTATTTTTTATGGAAAGCTGAGTATCTTTTGTAGGGTTTCGGTGTGCCCGAATGAAAATTGAATACTAAAGCATAGGAATTATAACCTTTTTGCATCGGAATGAGGCTCATGATTCTCAAAGTCAACGGCACGACGCTTTTTTATGAAAAGACAGGTACAGGTTCGCCGATGATTCTGTTGCATGGCAACGGAGAAAACCATCATATTTTCGATAAAGTGTCCGCAAAATTGGAGAACGACTTTACGGTCTATTCTGTCGATAGTCGCAATCACGGCCAAAGCGAAAAAACAAGCGAGTATTCCTACAGCGTGATGGCCGAGGATATTTATCGGTTTATTGAAGTATTGGAATTGAAGCCGGTTGACCTTATCGGCTTCAGTGATGGTGCTATCGTTGCCTTGATCCTCGCGATGAATCACGGCGAAACGGTGAACAAAATGGCGCTGTTGGGGGTCAATCTAAACCCGGAGGATTTTACCGAGGAGAGTTATCAGTTTGTGAAAGGCACTTATGAGAATACGAAAGACCCTTTATTCAAACTGATGTTGGAAGAACCCCATATCGAGCTGGACGAGGTAAAAAGTGTCAGCATTCCCATTCTTCTTGTCGCCGCGGAAAATGATATTTTCAAGCCGGAAACATTTACAAACCTCGCTCATGTTCTTCCCGGCGCAACGCTGAAAATAATAGACGGGCATGATCACGAGAGTTACATCGTCGGGCAGGATTTGTTGTACCCTGACTTTATCGAGTTTTTCAAGTAATCGGCTTTATCTCGAAAGAAGGTTTCGAAAAGAAAACCGTGTTGAAAAAGTACCTTGTTTGGGTCATTTTGGGGCTGACGCTGCTTTTAAGCTGTTCCGCGTGGGGATCACCCTTGTTGGAAGTCACCGCTACTTCGCCTTGGTTGACCCTTTTGACGAACTTCATTGGCGGCATCAACGTCAAAGTAAACTCCATACAGGAATGGAACGAGGATGGGGAGCTGGTGCGCCGTGTTCGGGCCCGGAATCTTCGGTTCTTGCCCTCCGAGTCGCGAATCATGGCTTTCGATTATAGAGACGCCAAAGGGTTGGGAGTACCTTTTGAGCAATATAAAAACTATCGCCCGCTCTATGATCTTCTGCCCCTCGACGAGCACAGAATCGACGCCTCCCTATCAGACCCTTCTGTCATTCCCTTTATCGCCCAGCGCGTTCTGACCATTCTGGCTGATTGGGACCCCAGTAATTATCCTTATTATCAACGAAGGCTGGCGGAGTTTCAGGCCCGCCTTTACAGCACTACTCTCGCCGGACGGCAAATCCTGAAAAATCAACCGGTTTACGACCTGACGGGTCACAGCGGAACTCTTCTGCAAGCCGCGGGCTGCAAGATTTCCCGTCCCTCGGCTGAGGAGTGGAGCACCTGGAGCGCCTGGAAAGAAACTCGTCAATTGACAGAGATCGTCTCCCGCATGGCTGAGGAAAAAGTCGCTGTCGTTCTCGACCACTCGACACCCAAGGCGATACGCAGTCTTCTGAGTTCTAACCCCACGGTTTATGTGATCGCGCGTCCCCGTTTCGACCAGGATTACCCGGCCTTTTTACATGACCAATACATCTCCCTCTGGTCAAAGATCACCTCAAAGCCTCTGCCGACTCCCATAAGGCGCAGATAAAAATTCAGGTCGACTTTGCCGTGTGGCCACGCTAAACATGGATGTATAATGCATAGTTCGGGGTATAATTTTTACTGTGGCTGTAAATATTCTCAGAGTGGGGACATCCACTCTTAAAGGAGAAGACGTAAGACCGGTTTTAGTCGGCTGTTTTTGTTGATCTTAGAATCCCATGGCTTTAGTCGTAGTAGTATGTCAAGCGATATCGGATCCTCGAATGATCTATATGAGAAAGGATGAAAACCATTGGATGTAAGTATTTCTCGTGAGCGGTTACGTTTAGCGAATGCGGATGGTAAAATCAAAACTCCGGAGGAGGC from the Synergistaceae bacterium genome contains:
- a CDS encoding alpha/beta hydrolase, with the protein product MILKVNGTTLFYEKTGTGSPMILLHGNGENHHIFDKVSAKLENDFTVYSVDSRNHGQSEKTSEYSYSVMAEDIYRFIEVLELKPVDLIGFSDGAIVALILAMNHGETVNKMALLGVNLNPEDFTEESYQFVKGTYENTKDPLFKLMLEEPHIELDEVKSVSIPILLVAAENDIFKPETFTNLAHVLPGATLKIIDGHDHESYIVGQDLLYPDFIEFFK